A single genomic interval of Ramlibacter sp. harbors:
- a CDS encoding MBL fold metallo-hydrolase has product MSPGRRPGTGLALAVALLLGACAPMNPYYNPSRPHHTPSGFRNNYSTAVDKPLADLLRWRWEAMRQGLPRPPQVPTATVAPDLPFLKSNAATGHAMRPAITWIGHATMLVQASGLNVLTDPVFSERASPVQFAGPKRAQPPGVAMADLPAIDVVVISHNHYDHLDRDSVLALNRRAGGGTLFLVPLGLKPWMAALGVTHVVELDWWQHHTHQGVDFHFTPVQHWSARSFNDRLQTLWGGWSVFGPDFHWYFSGDTGYSQDFNDTRRHFEPRQPDGFDLALLAVGAYEPRWFMKEQHINPAEAVQIHKDLGARRSVGVHWGTFNLTDEPLDQPPRDLAVARRDQGVPDDDFFLLKIGETRQLPPRADRSR; this is encoded by the coding sequence ATGAGCCCCGGGCGGCGACCGGGCACAGGGCTGGCCCTGGCGGTCGCCCTGCTGCTTGGAGCCTGCGCCCCGATGAATCCCTACTACAACCCCTCCAGACCCCACCACACGCCCAGCGGGTTCCGCAACAACTACAGCACGGCCGTCGACAAGCCCCTGGCCGACCTGCTGCGCTGGCGCTGGGAAGCGATGCGCCAGGGCCTGCCCCGGCCCCCGCAGGTGCCGACCGCCACCGTAGCGCCCGACCTGCCCTTCCTGAAGAGCAATGCCGCGACGGGCCACGCCATGCGACCCGCCATCACCTGGATCGGGCACGCCACGATGCTGGTCCAGGCCAGTGGATTGAACGTGCTGACCGACCCGGTCTTCAGCGAGCGCGCCTCGCCGGTACAGTTCGCGGGTCCCAAGCGGGCCCAGCCGCCCGGCGTGGCGATGGCCGACCTGCCCGCCATTGACGTGGTGGTGATCTCGCACAACCACTACGACCACCTTGACCGCGACAGCGTGCTGGCCCTGAACCGGCGCGCCGGCGGCGGCACGCTGTTCCTCGTCCCGCTCGGGCTCAAGCCCTGGATGGCGGCACTGGGCGTGACCCATGTGGTGGAACTGGACTGGTGGCAGCACCACACGCATCAGGGCGTGGACTTCCATTTCACGCCGGTGCAGCACTGGTCCGCGCGTTCTTTCAATGACCGGCTGCAGACCCTGTGGGGCGGCTGGTCGGTGTTCGGCCCGGACTTTCACTGGTACTTCAGCGGCGACACCGGCTACAGCCAGGACTTCAACGACACACGCCGGCATTTCGAGCCGCGCCAGCCGGACGGCTTCGACCTGGCCCTGCTCGCCGTGGGCGCCTACGAACCGCGCTGGTTCATGAAGGAGCAGCACATCAACCCGGCCGAGGCCGTGCAGATCCACAAGGACCTGGGCGCGCGGCGCAGCGTGGGCGTGCACTGGGGCACCTTCAACCTCACCGATGAGCCACTGGACCAGCCCCCGCGCGACCTGGCCGTGGCAAGGCGCGACCAGGGCGTGCCCGACGACGATTTCTTCCTGCTCAAGATTGGCGAAACCCGGCA
- a CDS encoding CopD family protein — MAHLPKLFHLVAAILWMGGMAFLMLALRPAVQARLEPAVRLPLMTAVLGRFFVMVWICIAVLLATGLPMLLAVGMKAAPLGWHLMMGLGLLMMLIFAHLYFAPFRRLKQAVAAADWPEGGRRIAQVVLLAKINLSLGWAAIAAVLLLG; from the coding sequence ATGGCCCACCTCCCCAAGCTGTTTCACCTGGTTGCCGCCATCCTCTGGATGGGTGGCATGGCCTTTCTGATGCTGGCCTTGCGCCCCGCCGTCCAGGCCCGGCTGGAGCCCGCCGTGCGGTTGCCGCTCATGACCGCCGTGCTCGGGCGCTTTTTTGTGATGGTGTGGATCTGCATTGCGGTGCTGCTGGCCACCGGCCTGCCCATGCTGCTGGCCGTGGGCATGAAGGCCGCGCCGCTGGGCTGGCACCTGATGATGGGCCTGGGCCTGCTGATGATGCTGATTTTTGCCCACCTGTACTTTGCCCCGTTTCGCCGGCTCAAACAGGCCGTGGCCGCCGCCGACTGGCCCGAGGGCGGCCGGCGCATCGCGCAGGTGGTGCTGCTGGCCAAGATCAACCTGAGCCTGGGCTGGGCCGCCATCGCCGCGGTGCTGCTGCTCGGATGA
- a CDS encoding ATP synthase subunit I, giving the protein MKTIAPIPETDAGEPEEFKPLTAEQARQLREQNPPVSPWWVVAGQVVVGLVVALAAWAITGRQNTGWSAGYGALATVVPAAVFARGLTGRFASLNPATAVFGFFLWEMVKLALTVAMLIAAPRLVPSLSWPAMLVGLVVTMKVYWLVLMFAARFRKTEKRAN; this is encoded by the coding sequence ATGAAAACAATCGCTCCCATTCCCGAAACAGATGCAGGCGAACCTGAAGAGTTCAAGCCACTGACCGCCGAGCAGGCGCGCCAGTTGCGGGAACAGAACCCGCCGGTTTCCCCCTGGTGGGTGGTCGCGGGACAGGTTGTGGTGGGGCTCGTGGTGGCGTTGGCCGCCTGGGCGATCACCGGGAGGCAAAACACAGGTTGGTCTGCCGGGTACGGCGCGCTGGCAACGGTAGTTCCCGCTGCGGTGTTCGCGCGGGGCCTGACGGGCCGGTTTGCTTCCCTGAACCCGGCCACCGCGGTGTTTGGGTTCTTCCTGTGGGAAATGGTCAAGTTGGCCTTGACGGTGGCAATGCTGATTGCCGCGCCGAGGCTGGTTCCGTCGCTGAGCTGGCCGGCAATGCTGGTGGGCCTGGTGGTGACAATGAAGGTGTACTGGCTCGTGCTCATGTTCGCGGCCAGATTCCGAAAAACTGAGAAGCGAGCGAACTGA
- the atpB gene encoding F0F1 ATP synthase subunit A: MAAENAAEHGGQTAGEYIVHHLTHWRNKELVGPFDLSVINIDSTIFTILLGVIGCWLLWKAARKATSGVPGRFQAAVEILVEMVDAQAKGIVHNANSRKLVAPLALTVFVWIFLLNAMDLLPVDFLPWIWGLVYGAAGHDPHHAYLRVVPTADLSITMGLSLGVLVTCLIYNVKIKGVGGWIHELFTAPFGNHPLLYPFNFLMQVIEFVAKTVSHGMRLFGNMYAGELIFLLIALMGGAWSLSATGIGLAIGHIIAGSAWAIFHILIITLQAFVFMMLTLVYIGQAHDSH; this comes from the coding sequence ATGGCTGCTGAAAACGCTGCTGAACATGGTGGTCAGACCGCCGGTGAATACATCGTTCACCACCTGACGCATTGGCGCAACAAGGAACTTGTTGGCCCGTTTGACCTGTCGGTCATCAACATTGACTCGACCATCTTCACCATCCTGCTCGGGGTGATCGGTTGCTGGCTGCTCTGGAAGGCGGCCCGCAAGGCCACATCGGGCGTGCCCGGGCGTTTCCAGGCCGCGGTTGAAATCCTGGTTGAAATGGTCGACGCGCAGGCCAAGGGCATCGTGCACAACGCCAACAGCCGCAAGCTCGTGGCGCCGCTGGCCCTGACGGTGTTTGTCTGGATCTTCTTGCTCAACGCCATGGACTTGCTGCCCGTGGACTTCCTGCCCTGGATCTGGGGCCTGGTTTACGGTGCCGCGGGCCACGACCCGCACCATGCCTACCTGCGCGTGGTTCCCACGGCCGACCTGTCCATCACCATGGGCCTGTCGCTGGGCGTGCTGGTCACCTGCCTGATCTACAACGTCAAGATCAAGGGCGTGGGCGGCTGGATCCACGAGCTGTTCACGGCGCCGTTTGGCAACCACCCGTTGCTGTACCCTTTCAATTTCCTCATGCAGGTCATCGAGTTCGTCGCCAAGACGGTGTCGCATGGCATGCGGTTGTTCGGCAACATGTACGCCGGTGAGCTGATCTTCCTGCTGATCGCCCTGATGGGCGGCGCCTGGTCGCTGTCGGCCACGGGCATCGGCCTGGCCATCGGCCACATCATTGCGGGTTCGGCGTGGGCCATCTTCCACATCCTGATCATCACGCTGCAGGCGTTCGTGTTCATGATGCTGACGCTGGTGTACATCGGCCAGGCCCACGACAGCCACTGA
- the atpE gene encoding F0F1 ATP synthase subunit C, translating into MMEVISFVALAAGLIIGLGAVGACIGIGIMGSKYLESAARQPELMGELQTKMFLLAGLIDAAFIIGTGIALWFATANPFLAQIANLPK; encoded by the coding sequence ATCATGGAAGTTATCAGCTTTGTTGCACTGGCCGCCGGCCTGATCATCGGCCTGGGTGCTGTCGGCGCCTGTATCGGCATCGGCATCATGGGCAGCAAGTACCTCGAGTCCGCCGCTCGCCAGCCCGAACTGATGGGCGAACTGCAGACCAAGATGTTCCTGCTCGCTGGCCTGATTGACGCTGCTTTCATTATCGGCACCGGTATTGCCCTGTGGTTCGCCACGGCCAACCCGTTCCTGGCGCAGATCGCCAACCTGCCGAAGTAA
- a CDS encoding F0F1 ATP synthase subunit B — protein MSITGTLIIQMIVFLILVGFTMKFVWPPIAAALDERAGKIADGLAAADKAKAELSSANKRVEDELARSRNETAARLADAERRAQAIIEEAKARATEEGSKIVAAAKAEAEQQAVKARETLREQVAALAVKGAEQILRKEVNAGVHADLLNRLKTEL, from the coding sequence GTGAGCATTACCGGTACCCTGATCATTCAGATGATCGTGTTCCTGATCCTTGTCGGGTTCACGATGAAATTCGTGTGGCCCCCCATTGCCGCTGCGCTCGACGAGCGTGCGGGCAAGATCGCCGACGGCCTTGCCGCCGCCGACAAGGCCAAGGCCGAACTTTCATCCGCCAACAAACGGGTTGAGGACGAACTGGCCAGGTCACGCAACGAGACCGCCGCGCGCCTGGCCGATGCCGAGCGTCGTGCCCAGGCCATCATCGAGGAAGCCAAGGCCCGCGCCACCGAGGAGGGCAGCAAGATTGTTGCCGCCGCCAAGGCGGAAGCCGAGCAGCAGGCGGTCAAGGCCCGCGAGACCCTGCGCGAGCAGGTGGCCGCGCTGGCCGTCAAGGGTGCCGAGCAGATTCTCCGCAAGGAAGTCAACGCCGGTGTCCATGCGGATCTGCTGAACCGCCTGAAGACCGAGCTGTAA
- a CDS encoding F0F1 ATP synthase subunit delta, with the protein MAELATIARPYAEALYQSTRADLNAAAGWVEALAAVAANAQLLQFAGNPKVTDQQVFDVISGVVKAALPDNAKNFLRTVIENGRLDALPEIAAQFRALKNAQSGSSDAVVYSAFPIDGAALADVSSALEKRFGRKLNVKVELDAALIGGIRVVVGDEVLDTSVKARLEQMKTALTA; encoded by the coding sequence ATGGCCGAACTCGCCACCATCGCCCGCCCTTACGCCGAAGCGCTGTACCAGTCCACCCGGGCCGACCTCAACGCGGCCGCCGGCTGGGTCGAGGCACTGGCTGCCGTGGCTGCCAATGCGCAGTTGCTGCAATTCGCCGGCAATCCCAAGGTCACCGACCAGCAGGTCTTCGACGTCATCAGCGGGGTGGTGAAGGCCGCCTTGCCTGACAACGCGAAGAACTTCCTGCGCACCGTGATCGAAAACGGCCGTCTGGATGCGTTGCCCGAGATCGCGGCCCAGTTCCGCGCGCTCAAGAACGCACAGAGCGGTTCGTCGGATGCGGTGGTCTACAGCGCTTTCCCGATCGATGGCGCGGCGCTGGCCGATGTGTCCTCGGCGCTTGAAAAGCGCTTTGGCCGCAAGCTGAACGTCAAGGTCGAACTCGACGCCGCCCTGATTGGCGGCATTCGCGTGGTGGTGGGCGACGAGGTGCTGGACACCTCGGTCAAGGCCCGTCTCGAACAAATGAAAACGGCGCTGACCGCATAA
- the atpA gene encoding F0F1 ATP synthase subunit alpha, whose translation MQLNPAEISELIKSRIEGLSASADIRNQGTVVSVTDGIVRIHGLSDVMQGEMLEFPATADGTPTYGLALNLERDSVGSVILGEYEHISEGDTVKCTGRILEVPVGPELIGRVVNALGQPIDGKGPINAKMTDVIEKVAPGVIARKSVDQPMQTGLKSIDSMVPVGRGQRELIIGDRQTGKTAVAIDAIINQKGQNMTCVYVAIGQKASSVKNVVRALEQSGAMEYTIVVAATASESAAMQYVSAYSGCTMGEYFRDRGQDALIVYDDLSKQAVAYRQVSLLLRRPPGREAYPGDVFYLHSRLLERAARVNAEYVEAFTKGEVKGKTGSLTALPIIETQAGDVSAFVPTNVISITDGQIFLETSLFNAGIRPAINAGISVSRVGSAAQTKVIKGQSGGIRTDLAQYRELAAFAQFASDLDEATRKQLDRGARVTELLKQAQYSPLSISLMGASLFAVNKGFMDDVDVKKVLSFEHGLHAWLKDKHAALLSKIDTSKALDKEAEAELMDAVGAFKKSFA comes from the coding sequence ATGCAACTCAATCCCGCAGAAATTTCTGAACTGATCAAGAGCCGCATTGAAGGGCTGTCCGCCAGCGCCGACATTCGCAACCAGGGCACCGTGGTGTCCGTGACCGACGGCATCGTGCGCATCCATGGCCTGTCCGACGTGATGCAGGGCGAAATGCTCGAATTCCCGGCCACCGCCGACGGCACCCCCACCTACGGCCTGGCACTGAACCTCGAGCGCGACTCGGTGGGCTCGGTGATTCTGGGTGAATACGAGCACATCTCCGAAGGCGACACCGTGAAGTGCACGGGCCGCATTCTGGAAGTGCCGGTCGGCCCCGAGCTGATTGGCCGCGTGGTCAACGCGCTGGGCCAGCCCATTGACGGCAAGGGCCCGATCAACGCCAAGATGACCGACGTGATCGAAAAGGTCGCGCCGGGCGTGATCGCCCGCAAGTCGGTGGACCAGCCCATGCAGACCGGCCTGAAGTCGATCGACTCCATGGTGCCCGTTGGCCGTGGCCAGCGCGAGCTGATCATTGGCGACCGCCAGACCGGCAAGACCGCCGTGGCCATCGACGCCATCATCAACCAGAAGGGTCAGAACATGACCTGCGTGTACGTCGCGATCGGACAGAAGGCTTCTTCCGTCAAGAACGTCGTGCGTGCGCTGGAGCAGTCCGGCGCGATGGAATACACCATTGTCGTGGCGGCCACCGCTTCTGAATCTGCTGCCATGCAGTACGTGTCGGCCTACTCCGGCTGCACCATGGGCGAATACTTCCGCGACCGCGGCCAGGACGCCCTGATTGTGTATGACGACCTGTCCAAGCAGGCCGTGGCCTATCGCCAGGTCTCGCTGCTGCTGCGCCGCCCGCCGGGCCGTGAAGCCTACCCCGGCGACGTGTTCTATCTGCACAGCCGCCTGCTGGAACGCGCAGCGCGCGTGAATGCCGAATACGTTGAAGCCTTCACCAAGGGTGAAGTCAAGGGCAAGACCGGTTCGCTGACGGCACTGCCCATCATCGAAACGCAGGCCGGTGACGTGTCCGCTTTCGTGCCCACCAACGTGATCTCGATCACCGACGGCCAGATCTTCCTGGAGACCAGCCTGTTCAACGCCGGCATCCGCCCCGCCATCAACGCCGGTATCTCGGTGTCGCGCGTGGGTTCGGCAGCACAGACCAAGGTCATCAAGGGACAGTCCGGCGGTATCCGTACCGACCTGGCCCAGTACCGTGAGCTGGCTGCGTTCGCGCAGTTCGCCTCCGACCTGGACGAAGCCACCCGCAAGCAGCTGGACCGCGGTGCCCGCGTGACCGAACTGCTCAAGCAGGCCCAGTACAGCCCGCTGTCCATCAGCCTGATGGGCGCCTCGCTGTTCGCCGTGAACAAGGGCTTCATGGACGACGTCGACGTCAAGAAGGTGCTGTCGTTCGAACACGGCCTGCACGCCTGGCTCAAGGACAAGCACGCAGCGCTGCTGTCAAAGATCGACACCAGCAAGGCGCTGGACAAGGAAGCCGAGGCTGAATTGATGGACGCCGTCGGTGCGTTCAAGAAGTCGTTTGCCTGA
- the atpG gene encoding F0F1 ATP synthase subunit gamma — MAAGKELRTKIKSVENTKKITKAMEMISVSKMRKAQERVRAARPFSEKIRNIASNLGKANPEYVHTFMKNNDGKSVGFIVVTTDKGLCGGLNTNLLRAVTTKLRETQAAGKTISAVAIGGKGLGFLNRLGARVVSHVTQLGDRPHLDRLIGPVKVLLDLYAQGEVSEVYLCYNNFVSTMSQVPTLHRLLPLSAEAMHAESKASGTQHGWDYIYEPDAQTVIDDLLVRYVEALVYQALAENMASEHAARMVAMKAATDNAGNVIGELKLIYNKTRQAAITTELSEIVSGAAAISG; from the coding sequence ATGGCAGCAGGCAAGGAACTACGCACCAAGATCAAATCGGTGGAAAACACCAAGAAGATCACCAAGGCCATGGAAATGATTTCCGTGTCCAAGATGCGCAAGGCGCAGGAGCGTGTGCGCGCGGCCCGTCCTTTCAGCGAAAAGATCCGCAACATCGCCAGCAACCTCGGCAAGGCCAACCCGGAGTACGTGCACACCTTCATGAAGAACAACGACGGCAAGTCGGTGGGCTTCATCGTGGTGACCACGGACAAGGGCCTGTGCGGCGGGCTGAACACCAACCTGCTGCGCGCCGTCACGACCAAGCTGCGTGAAACGCAGGCAGCCGGCAAGACGATTTCCGCGGTGGCCATTGGCGGCAAGGGCCTGGGTTTTCTCAACCGCCTGGGCGCCCGTGTGGTGTCGCATGTGACGCAACTGGGCGACCGCCCGCATCTGGACCGCCTGATTGGCCCGGTCAAGGTGCTGCTGGACCTGTATGCCCAGGGCGAAGTCAGCGAGGTCTACCTCTGCTACAACAACTTCGTCAGCACCATGAGCCAGGTGCCGACCCTGCACCGCCTGCTGCCCCTGTCGGCCGAAGCCATGCATGCCGAAAGCAAGGCCAGTGGCACGCAGCACGGCTGGGACTACATCTACGAACCGGACGCGCAGACCGTCATTGACGACCTGCTGGTGCGCTATGTGGAAGCACTGGTGTACCAGGCCCTGGCCGAGAACATGGCGTCCGAGCATGCGGCCCGCATGGTGGCCATGAAGGCCGCGACTGACAATGCCGGGAACGTGATCGGCGAGCTGAAGCTGATCTACAACAAGACCCGCCAGGCCGCAATTACCACGGAACTGTCCGAAATCGTGTCCGGCGCAGCGGCGATCAGCGGCTGA
- the atpD gene encoding F0F1 ATP synthase subunit beta: MAQAQGKIVQCIGAVVDVEFPRDQMPKVYDALKMEGGKLTLEVQQQLGDGVVRTIALGSSDGLRRGVMVTNTGNPITVPVGKATLGRIMDVLGNPIDERGPVSAELSASIHRKAPTYDELSPSQELLETGIKVIDLICPFAKGGKVGLFGGAGVGKTVNMMELINNIAKAHSGLSVFAGVGERTREGNDFYHEMADSKVVDLENLENSKVAMVYGQMNEPPGNRLRVALTGLTIAESFRDEGRDVLFFVDNIYRYTLAGTEVSALLGRMPSAVGYQPTLAEEMGRLQERITSTKVGSITSIQAVYVPADDLTDPSPATTFAHLDSTVVLSRDIASLGIYPAVDPLDSTSRQLDPLVVGEDHYATARAVQGTLQRYRELRDIIAIMGMDDLAPEDKLAVARARKIQRFLSQPFHVAEVFTGSPGKYVPLAETIRGFKMIVNGEADHLPEQAFYMVGTIDEAFEKAKKA, translated from the coding sequence ATGGCTCAAGCCCAAGGCAAGATTGTTCAATGTATTGGCGCCGTGGTGGACGTGGAATTTCCACGCGACCAGATGCCCAAGGTGTATGACGCCCTGAAGATGGAAGGCGGCAAGCTGACCCTCGAGGTGCAGCAGCAGCTCGGCGACGGCGTGGTGCGCACCATTGCGCTCGGCTCCTCCGACGGTCTGCGCCGCGGCGTGATGGTGACCAACACCGGCAACCCCATCACGGTGCCGGTCGGCAAGGCCACCCTGGGCCGCATCATGGACGTGCTGGGCAACCCGATCGACGAGCGCGGCCCCGTGTCGGCCGAGCTGTCGGCTTCGATCCACCGCAAGGCCCCCACCTATGACGAGCTGAGCCCGTCGCAGGAACTGCTGGAAACCGGCATCAAGGTGATCGACCTGATCTGCCCGTTCGCCAAGGGCGGCAAGGTGGGCCTGTTCGGCGGCGCCGGCGTGGGCAAGACCGTGAACATGATGGAACTGATCAACAACATCGCCAAGGCCCACTCCGGCCTGTCGGTGTTCGCCGGCGTGGGTGAGCGCACCCGCGAAGGCAATGACTTCTACCATGAGATGGCCGACTCCAAGGTGGTGGACCTCGAGAACCTCGAGAACTCCAAGGTGGCCATGGTCTACGGCCAGATGAACGAACCCCCGGGCAACCGCCTGCGCGTGGCCCTGACCGGCCTGACCATCGCCGAGTCGTTCCGCGACGAAGGCCGCGACGTGCTGTTCTTCGTGGACAACATCTACCGCTATACGCTGGCCGGCACCGAAGTGTCCGCCCTGCTGGGCCGCATGCCTTCCGCCGTGGGCTACCAGCCCACGCTGGCCGAGGAAATGGGCCGCCTGCAAGAGCGCATCACCTCCACCAAGGTCGGCTCGATCACCTCCATCCAGGCCGTGTACGTGCCTGCCGATGACTTGACCGACCCGTCGCCTGCCACCACCTTCGCCCACCTGGATTCCACCGTGGTGCTGAGCCGTGACATCGCCTCGCTGGGCATTTACCCCGCCGTGGACCCGCTGGACTCCACCAGCCGCCAGCTCGACCCGCTGGTCGTCGGTGAAGACCACTACGCCACGGCCCGCGCCGTGCAGGGCACGCTGCAGCGCTACCGCGAACTGCGCGACATCATCGCGATCATGGGCATGGACGACCTGGCCCCTGAAGACAAGCTGGCCGTGGCCCGCGCCCGCAAGATCCAGCGTTTCCTGAGCCAGCCGTTCCACGTGGCCGAAGTGTTCACGGGTTCGCCCGGCAAGTACGTGCCGCTGGCCGAGACCATTCGCGGCTTCAAGATGATCGTCAACGGCGAAGCCGATCATCTGCCCGAGCAGGCCTTCTACATGGTCGGCACCATCGACGAGGCCTTCGAGAAGGCCAAGAAGGCCTAA
- a CDS encoding F0F1 ATP synthase subunit epsilon, with translation MDSTHTIHVDVVSAEASIFSGEARFVALPGEAGELGIYPRHTPLITRIRPGSVRIEMADGREEFVFVAGGILEVQPNCVTVLSDTAIRGKDLDEEKANAAKAAAEEALRNAKGELDVAKAQSELAVMAAQIAALRKFRQKK, from the coding sequence ATGGACAGCACGCACACCATCCATGTCGACGTGGTCAGTGCCGAAGCGTCGATTTTCTCCGGCGAGGCCCGCTTCGTGGCCCTGCCCGGTGAAGCCGGCGAGCTGGGCATCTATCCACGTCACACGCCGCTGATCACGCGCATCCGGCCGGGCTCTGTGCGCATTGAAATGGCCGATGGTCGCGAAGAATTCGTGTTCGTCGCCGGTGGCATCCTTGAAGTGCAGCCCAACTGCGTGACCGTGCTGTCCGACACCGCCATTCGCGGCAAGGACCTCGACGAGGAAAAGGCCAATGCCGCCAAGGCCGCGGCCGAGGAAGCACTGCGCAACGCCAAGGGCGAGCTCGATGTCGCCAAGGCCCAGTCCGAACTGGCCGTCATGGCCGCGCAGATTGCCGCCTTGCGCAAGTTCCGCCAGAAAAAATAA
- a CDS encoding IS1595 family transposase, with amino-acid sequence MSASDVALMSDEQRRSLLLELRWGQTKEQVCPRCGVMSAHFWRSRSKRWRCRGCAHEFSLTSDTMFHATKLSITKILLGIIAFAEEADGATAMRLRKAMGCQWRTAWLFAQKLREAIWRHNEYAEVDGVIEMDGGYFGGKRRSPNKHGRQRDERAIIKKLEGAPTTRYKRYQQLAALDAANHRRRQRRRVVAVMRKQGAVEGGGACTTYVAVFRSENPTDMAAFASRYIAKNSTVMTDESNAFAPLAASFNHKTVIHSREWVADDGTNENQAESFFSRMRRAEYGLYHGYRPEYLICYAVDSAWREDVRRKSVKSRFRELLKKTLSIGRSVLFQKYYQGHRRHHEILGPADGTRFLSSGGVSAWEVAR; translated from the coding sequence ATGTCGGCGTCCGACGTCGCATTGATGTCTGACGAGCAGCGGCGTTCGCTTCTGCTGGAATTGCGATGGGGGCAGACGAAAGAACAGGTGTGCCCTCGATGCGGGGTAATGTCCGCGCACTTTTGGAGGAGCCGGTCGAAGCGATGGCGCTGCCGCGGGTGTGCTCATGAATTCAGTCTGACCAGCGACACGATGTTTCACGCTACCAAGCTGTCAATCACAAAGATTCTCTTGGGCATCATCGCATTTGCGGAAGAAGCGGACGGTGCCACTGCTATGCGTTTGCGCAAGGCGATGGGCTGCCAATGGCGAACGGCGTGGCTCTTCGCTCAAAAGCTGCGCGAAGCAATCTGGCGTCACAACGAGTACGCCGAAGTGGACGGTGTCATCGAGATGGATGGCGGCTACTTCGGCGGAAAACGGCGTTCACCAAACAAGCACGGACGTCAACGCGATGAGCGCGCCATCATCAAAAAGTTGGAAGGCGCTCCGACAACTCGCTACAAACGGTATCAGCAACTTGCTGCCCTTGATGCGGCCAATCATCGTCGCCGACAAAGACGGCGGGTCGTCGCTGTCATGCGTAAGCAGGGCGCGGTTGAAGGAGGCGGCGCCTGCACAACCTATGTGGCGGTCTTTCGATCCGAAAACCCGACTGATATGGCGGCGTTTGCCTCCCGTTACATTGCCAAGAACAGCACAGTGATGACCGATGAGAGCAATGCCTTTGCCCCATTGGCCGCAAGCTTCAATCACAAAACTGTGATTCATTCACGCGAGTGGGTCGCTGACGATGGTACGAATGAGAACCAGGCGGAGTCGTTTTTCTCTCGGATGCGTCGCGCCGAATATGGCCTGTATCACGGCTACCGTCCGGAGTATTTGATCTGCTACGCGGTCGATTCGGCCTGGCGAGAGGACGTTCGCCGAAAATCAGTCAAGAGCCGCTTTAGGGAGTTGCTTAAAAAGACGCTCTCAATCGGGCGTTCCGTTCTTTTTCAAAAGTATTACCAGGGTCACCGAAGGCACCATGAAATCCTTGGGCCGGCTGATGGAACAAGATTTTTGAGTAGCGGCGGGGTGAGTGCTTGGGAGGTCGCTCGCTAG
- a CDS encoding helix-turn-helix domain-containing protein yields MPGVRDPALVKSLAAELKARRAHLGISQEELAHRAGLGPLFVARVETGKNQPSLTTFVRLAEALEAKPGDLMSAVMTRFKKERRLESKG; encoded by the coding sequence ATGCCCGGCGTCCGCGATCCCGCACTCGTTAAATCATTGGCAGCCGAGCTCAAGGCGCGGCGCGCTCACCTTGGCATCAGTCAAGAAGAATTGGCTCACAGGGCCGGTCTCGGGCCCCTTTTTGTGGCTCGCGTCGAGACGGGGAAGAATCAGCCCTCGCTGACCACGTTCGTGAGGCTGGCCGAAGCACTAGAGGCCAAGCCGGGAGACCTTATGAGCGCCGTCATGACCCGGTTCAAGAAAGAACGACGACTCGAGTCAAAAGGCTAA